From a region of the Eulemur rufifrons isolate Redbay chromosome 7, OSU_ERuf_1, whole genome shotgun sequence genome:
- the LOC138387012 gene encoding ras-related protein Rab-1B-like codes for MDPEYDYLFKLLLIGDSGVGKSCLLLRFADDTYTDSYISTIGVDFKIRTIELDGKTVKLQIWDTAGQERFRTITSSYYQGAHGIIVVYDVTDRESYANVKQWLQGINRHASRNVSKLLVGNKRDLTTKKVVDDTTAKEFADSLGIPFLETSAKNATNVEQAFMTMAAEIKKRMGPGAASAGERPNLKIDSTPVKPAGGGCC; via the coding sequence ATGGACCCCGAATACGACTACCTGTTCAAGCTGCTTTTGATTGGCGACTCCGGCGTGGGCAAGTCGTGCCTGCTCCTGCGGTTTGCTGATGACACGTACACCGACAGCTACATCAGCACCATCGGGGTGGACTTCAAGATCCGGACCATCGAGCTGGACGGCAAAACCGTCAAACTTCAGATCTGGGACACCGCGGGCCAGGAGCGGTTCCGGACCATCACTTCCAGCTACTACCAGGGGGCCCACGGCATCATCGTGGTGTATGACGTCACCGACCGGGAATCCTACGCCAACGTGAAGCAGTGGCTGCAGGGCATCAACCGCCACGCCAGCAGGAACGTCAGCAAGCTGCTGGTGGGCAACAAGAGGGACCTCACCACCAAGAAGGTGGTGGACGACACCACGGCCAAGGAGTTTGCAGACTCTCTGGGCATCCCCTTCCTGGAGACAAGTGCCAAGAATGCGACCAATGTCGAGCAGGCGTTCATGACTATGGCTGCTGAGATCAAAAAGCGGAtggggcctggggcagcctcGGCGGGTGAACGGCCCAACCTCAAGATCGACAGCACCCCTGTAAAGCCAGCTGGCGGGGGCTGTTGCTAG